A DNA window from Zingiber officinale cultivar Zhangliang chromosome 3A, Zo_v1.1, whole genome shotgun sequence contains the following coding sequences:
- the LOC122051109 gene encoding AP-5 complex subunit mu-like codes for MSTRCSIRAIWIVNSQDAIVFSRRFPTVEKKWRSACAREVDSLQNNGYNFQHMLPSDLEFASAFSDRKRREGSAQGFGIRLPQSTRGSDSWVDDPITRHIISLSITGKDGETESLVWPLILHVKGGYYIIILPLVLPQQLKLYEKLHGRADCGSSGLEENNLSALLFNLPCITGAVMVAHTIGDIITGDFLDTEVISSSSSVGGLLDSITGSIGISGISARAKPIAAPATASSTLGASAVSVATDGSRNTSRPIDKDALYTFISSSIPFGTPLDLNFSNVSAIKTQGFSSSELPPIELKQPTWKPYLYKGKQRILFTIHETINAAMYDREEISDSVSISGQVNCRADLEGLPDVSLPLSGLKNARVEILSFHHCVQASGHGDDKQSIMFSPPVGNFALMYYQGLCVSDPPVKGFYQLSMVSEDEGAFLFKLRLMEGYRAPFSMEFCTVLMPFPHRRVASFDGNPSTGTVSMTEHFMEWKIVTTGRGITGRSIEVTFSGTIKFHPRTTQRGFSLPRFSRDIIEEDSDIEEDAYNNALNMEENLMEKMSKELESVDLEEPFCWEAYNYAKVSFKILGGTLSEMSIDSKSVSIYPAVKAPIELSMQASSGDYILWNTLGRCPSAISPKVQ; via the exons ATGTCGACTCGATGCAGCATCCGCGCCATTTGGATCGTCAACTCGCAGGACGCCATCGTCTTTTCCAG GAGATTCCCGACGGTGGAGAAGAAATGGCGTTCGGCTTGTGCTAGAGAGGTTGATAGTTTGCAGAATAATGGATACAACTTTCAGCATATGCTTCCGTCAGATCTTGAATTTGCTTCCGCCTTTTCAGATAGGAAGAGGAG GGAAGGTTCTGCTCAAGGTTTTGGCATCCGACTGCCACAGTCAACTCGAGGATCTGATTCTTGGGTTGATGATCCAATCACTCGTCACATAATATCACTTTCTATCACTGGAAAAGATGGCGAGACTGAGTCTTTGGTGTGGCCATTAATTCTGCATGTAAAGGGAGGGTACTATATTATCATTTTACCTCTGGTTTTGCCTCAACAACTTAAATTATATGAGAAATTGCATGGAAGAGCTGATTGTGGAAGTTCGGGATTGGAGGAGAACAACCTTTCTGCCCTTCTATTCAATCTTCCATGTATTACAGG GGCAGTTATGGTTGCACACACTATAGGGGACATAATTACTGGCGACTTTTTAGATACTGAAGTCATTAGTTCATCTTCCTCCGTAGGAGGTTTGTTGGACTCAATTACAGGTAGTATAGGCATATCAGGGATTTCAGCTAGGGCAAAACCTATTGCAGCACCTGCTACTGCTTCAAGTACTTTAGGTGCTTCTGCTGTTAGTGTAGCAACAGATGGCTCCAGAAACACTTCCAGACCAATAGACAAAGATGCACTGTACACTTTTATCAGTAGTTCGATACCCTTTG GTACGCCTCTTGACCTAAACTTCTCAAATGTTTCTGCAATCAAAACCCAAGGGTTTTCTTCTTCCGAACTACCACCTATAGAACTCAAGCAACCTACCTGGAAGCCATATTTATACAAAGGAAAACAGCGAATATTGTTCACAATTCATGAGACTATAAATGCAGCAATGTATGATCGTGAAGAAATATCAGATTCTGTTTCAATTTCAGGGCAAGTAAACTGCAGAGCAGACTTAGAAGGACTGCCTGATGTCTCATTGCCTCTAAGTGGACTGAAGAATGCTAGGGTTGAAATATTATCATTTCACCATTGTGTTCAGGCATCAGGGCATGGAGATGATAAGCAATCTATAATGTTTTCTCCACCAGTTGGGAATTTTGCTTTGATGTATTATCAGGGTTTATGTGTTTCTGATCCACCAGTGAAAGGTTTCTATCAGTTATCAATGGTTTCAGAAGATGAAGGTGCATTTTTGTTCAAGTTGCGTTTGATGGAGGGCTACAGAGCTCCCTTCTCTATGGAGTTTTGTACTGTTCTCATGCCTTTTCCTCATAGGAGGGTAGCATCATTTGATGGAAACCCTTCTACTGGAACAGTTTCAATGACTGAGCATTTCATGGAATGGAAAATTGTTACAACTGGGCGTGGTATAACTGGTAGAAGCATTGAGGTGACATTTTCTGGAACGATCAAATTTCATCCAAGGACAACGCAAAGAGGCTTTTCGCTTCCTAGGTTTTCTAGGGATATAATTGAGGAAGATAGTGACATCGAGGAAGACGCCTACAACAATGCTCTAAATATGGAGGAAAATTTAATGGAAAAAATGAGTAAGGAACTTGAGTCAGTTGATCTGGAAGAACCTTTTTGTTGGGAAGCATACAATTATGCAAAA GTATCATTTAAGATTCTCGGAGGCACACTGTCTGAAATGTCAATAGATTCAAAATCT